Within Brachyhypopomus gauderio isolate BG-103 chromosome 4, BGAUD_0.2, whole genome shotgun sequence, the genomic segment GAAGTCCAGAGGTCTCTCTGTTTTGATTATACACTAAAAATCATGTCAGTGTCATGAAAGTTTGATTAAACATGTGAACTAGTGCATAGTGTGTAAGCTGTGATGCATAAGTGTGTGGATACTTACACATATGTGCACTAATGTGATACATACTGTATAAAACATGTGGTTTGACAGAAACACATTTTATGGGATCTGTTTTTGGAGTGAACTGCTTTTCCAATGAGACCTCTGCAACCTGCTGATTGTGTTTGCAGAATATCACAAGTACGGTATCCGTGCCGCATGCAACGAGACCAGTTCTGAATTGTCTCTCTTCTTTGATGAAGAAACAATTGTATACTTTGATGCAGAAGAAAACATATTTATTTCCACAATACCGGACTTTGCTTACCCAGTAATATTGCCTCATGTGACCACAGAGGCTCTCAAGGCAGAAATGTTTTGTAAAACTGTGATAGCAGTGTTAAATGAGGCCTATATGAACCCACCTGAAGAACTCGGTAAGACGTTCACACTGTCTAACAGTTATGATGCATATAACCTTTCACATTAGCTCTTTATTATGAACGTAACAAGAAACAAAtctttattttttatgtaaTTACTGTGTTTATAAAATGTCTTTCAGTCCCCCCCTGGAGTTCCATATACCCCAGGAGTGAAGTTGTGGTGAACGTAAAAAACACACTCATCTGTCATGTGACTGGGTTTTTCCCGCCTCCTGTCAGAGTTTTGTGGAGCAGAAATGACATCAGTGTTACAGAGGGTGTGTATCTGAGCCAGCACTACTCTAACAGTGATGGCACTCTAACTGTGTTCTCCACACTGAGCTTCTCTCCAGAGGAGGGTGATATCTACAGCTGCACGGTGGATCACCAGGCCCTAAAGACGCCCCAGACCAGGATATGGGGTGAGATCTCCATGGCATTTGCAAATAGATCCTCATTCAACATTTGACTGGTGTGGATTATATCCACGGAGAGATGTTTCAGATCAAGGAGTTGTGGAACTGACCTTGCAATGCTGCATAAGAGTCACCAGCTACCTtacacatggtgtgtgtgtgtgtgtgtgtgtgtgtgtgtgtgtgtgtgtgtgtgtgtgtgtgtgtgtgtgtgtgtgtgtgtgtgtgtgtgtgtgtgtgtgtttcccacaGAGGTGGAGTTGGAGCAGCCCAATATTCTTCCGtcagtgttgtgtggtgtagggCTGGTTCTTGGCCTGCTGGGAGTGACTATTGCAGCTTTCTTCATCACTAAGGCAAACGGTTACCACCACTGACACACGTGTTGAAACGTTACCACCACTGACACACGTGTGGAAATGTTACCACCACTGACACACGTGTTGAAACGTTACCACCACTGACACACGTGTTGAAACGTTACCACCACTGACACACGTGTTGAAACGTTACCACCACTGACACACGTGTGGAAACGTTACCACTACTGACACACGTGTGGAAACGTTACCACTACTGACACACGTGTGGAAACTTTACCTCCAGCTGACCACATCATATGAGTCCAGTGTAATTCCAGTGTTGCTTGGTACCCTCCAGACTCTGGGATTTCTGTCTCGGTCTCATGAAAGGCAGCTTGAAGCTTGTATCATTTTTGCCAACAGTGTTGTCctcagttggtgtgtgtgtgtgtgtgtgtgtgtgatctggagatgttggggacatgtccccttcCTGTCCTGTGCGTGGAAACCTGCTCCATGCTTTTGAAGTTTCTTCAGTCTTCTGGTCATCTCGGCTGCACACCTGCCAGTCCCCAGTTTTAAGTTCCACATCTGTACAGAGTTTGGGGCTTTATGACCAGTTAGTCAATTTGTGGAAACGTGTGTGGAAAAGAACAAAATCATTGCACTAACTATATTTTACTAATTATATTGAATTATATATTCACGAAGGGCAAAGGTGAACATGTctgaacatttgtgtgtgtgtgtatgtgtgtgtgtgtgtgtgcgctaaaATACTGCACCATGCCTTAAACTCTCACATCTCTGGCAGAGTGAGGAGAAAAGTTAAGACCACCCACAGAAAGGGGGACAGGAGCTAATGTAATATTCACTTCCTGGAGTCTTCACTTTAGAGCTGGTGTCAACATTCCCCTCTGCTCAGTAAAAGCTCACAATTGTCCTTTTGTTCTCTACTGCCAGGCATTATTTACATGATCATATTTCCCCCTTTTATATAGAATCAGATACTGAGTATCTTATTTCATGGCATCTTTTTTAATAGCTCTGGTGGCAAAACACTGCCACCTTGTGGCAAATTGATGCAACTTCATAAACATCATTGTTGCTTGAGTACTGCTGGGTGTACTAGCTAGACTTCATCACTACACAAGAGTGGTGCTAACCA encodes:
- the LOC143512705 gene encoding H-2 class II histocompatibility antigen, A-U alpha chain-like, translating into MERLIGLVLTTICVFRTEAVEYHKYGIRAACNETSSELSLFFDEETIVYFDAEENIFISTIPDFAYPVILPHVTTEALKAEMFCKTVIAVLNEAYMNPPEELVPPWSSIYPRSEVVVNVKNTLICHVTGFFPPPVRVLWSRNDISVTEGVYLSQHYSNSDGTLTVFSTLSFSPEEGDIYSCTVDHQALKTPQTRIWEVELEQPNILPSVLCGVGLVLGLLGVTIAAFFITKANGYHH